The Methanoregula boonei 6A8 genome has a window encoding:
- a CDS encoding circadian clock KaiB family protein: MLPTTPDINRKETETEIDETADGRWILRLYVAGQTQNSLTAFENLKKICEDYLGGKYTIEVIDLIKDPQLAKDHQIIAVPTLIRKLPVPVKKIIGNLSNTEKVLVGLDLRKVR; the protein is encoded by the coding sequence ATGTTGCCAACTACACCAGATATCAACCGGAAGGAGACAGAAACAGAGATAGATGAGACAGCGGACGGAAGATGGATCCTGCGGTTGTACGTTGCAGGGCAGACACAAAATTCCCTGACCGCTTTTGAAAATCTCAAGAAGATCTGCGAGGATTATCTCGGAGGCAAGTATACGATCGAGGTCATCGATCTCATAAAAGATCCGCAGCTCGCAAAGGATCACCAGATTATCGCCGTTCCCACCCTTATCCGGAAGCTCCCGGTCCCGGTCAAGAAAATCATCGGGAACCTCTCCAACACCGAAAAAGTTCTTGTCGGTCTGGACCTTCGGAAGGTGAGATAA
- a CDS encoding circadian clock KaiB family protein, translating into MKAAPKKKAQADVTAEYETALEKRKDNYYVLRLYVAGNNPRSQAAVENVKKLCDEYLNGRYELEVVDIYLDRTKNPIDLVLAAPTLIKKLPLPLRRIIGDMTRKERVLIGLDLVPRT; encoded by the coding sequence GTGAAGGCCGCCCCAAAGAAGAAGGCACAAGCAGATGTCACCGCCGAATACGAGACAGCACTTGAGAAGCGGAAGGACAATTATTACGTGCTCCGGCTCTATGTAGCAGGCAACAACCCCCGGTCACAGGCCGCAGTCGAGAACGTGAAGAAACTCTGCGATGAGTACCTGAACGGGAGATACGAACTCGAAGTGGTCGATATCTACCTTGACCGGACAAAGAATCCTATTGACCTCGTGCTTGCAGCGCCGACCCTGATCAAGAAACTGCCGCTCCCCCTGCGAAGAATCATAGGAGACATGACCCGTAAGGAAAGAGTACTTATTGGCCTTGACCTTGTACCGCGAACGTAG
- a CDS encoding PAS domain S-box protein encodes MKQEDADLKKEVGKLREKVRELEETLDAIRSGEVDAIVVSKDDVQQVYTLKGADHPYQSLVENIREGVLTLSRTGMILYANKQFAEMVKLPPDKIPGTSILDHICPEYHVVVKTALKGIVKKTYRINIRIRQETGFLPALISMNPLSSDKDTKVSVVVADRREDEEKIWLQARMLDAVGEAVIATDTDQRIIYWNAAATKTYGWTAKEAIGRALAGVAAPEIPKEETERIVAQLANGDTWNGEYFVRHYDGHVFPIYATNAPVFDNSRKLIAVIRTSHDISEQKQRDAALRDNGQSLLRAHVLLEAVTKGTSVLIAAQDQDFRYIFFNQTYKEEIRRITGKDLTLGASMIELFAEIPEEQKRTVNEWSKVLHGEKVNETIKFADPGGENIRIYNVLHTPLRDNNGSIVAAGEVAYDVTEQKQVEETLRETKEYLDNLFNHANAPIIVWDPQFRITRFNQAFEHLTGRKAKEVIGLPVYTLLPGKCQAESMDLIMKTTLDGEQWISTEIPILHKKGDIRTVLWNSASIFGSDGKTIISTIAQGQDITDRKRIEAEDRLRAVGYAKINETLNEEIRQRKSADTMLKKTLSLLHASLESTADAIYVVDLEGKISSYNGNFMTLWDIPPAVLASGQNETVIQHILPQLTYPEEFSASLKEIRSRTACERFDVIECKNGKIIEHYSKPQKIGHRVVGRVWSFRDITDRRHAEEKLIASLAEKEVLLREIHHRVKNNLQLISSLLDMTRMNTHDEPANSILTDMMLKIQTMAQIHARLCQSKQFGKISLITQIQDQVALFSGIYSHNGREISCEIHSNEVVLPLDLAVPCGLAMNEILSNAYKHAFNGQKNCTIRISVSQENGHIQITIRDNGTGIPAYIDFDRTGSLGISLIRTLVQHQLKGTVTHKIQDGTEISIKFPALTEGGNNVW; translated from the coding sequence ATGAAACAGGAAGACGCGGACCTTAAAAAAGAGGTCGGGAAACTGCGTGAGAAGGTTCGCGAACTCGAGGAAACACTCGATGCCATCCGTTCCGGCGAAGTAGATGCCATCGTTGTCTCGAAAGACGATGTCCAGCAGGTCTACACACTCAAAGGGGCCGATCACCCGTACCAATCGCTTGTAGAAAATATCAGAGAAGGAGTACTCACCCTCTCCCGGACCGGGATGATCCTGTACGCGAACAAGCAGTTTGCCGAAATGGTGAAGTTGCCCCCGGACAAGATACCCGGTACCTCCATTCTCGATCATATCTGCCCGGAATACCACGTCGTGGTAAAAACGGCGTTAAAAGGGATAGTGAAGAAAACATACCGGATCAATATCCGGATCCGGCAGGAGACGGGATTCCTCCCGGCCCTCATCTCCATGAACCCGCTCTCCTCCGACAAGGACACGAAAGTCAGCGTTGTCGTTGCCGACCGGAGAGAAGACGAAGAAAAAATCTGGCTGCAGGCAAGGATGCTTGACGCGGTCGGGGAGGCAGTCATCGCGACCGACACTGACCAGAGGATCATCTACTGGAACGCTGCTGCGACAAAGACCTACGGGTGGACGGCAAAGGAGGCGATAGGGCGTGCACTCGCGGGTGTAGCAGCACCCGAGATCCCGAAGGAGGAGACGGAGAGGATAGTGGCACAGCTTGCAAATGGAGATACCTGGAACGGGGAATATTTCGTACGTCACTATGACGGTCACGTATTTCCCATCTACGCCACCAATGCCCCGGTCTTCGATAACAGCAGGAAGCTCATCGCGGTTATCCGGACAAGCCACGATATCAGCGAACAGAAACAAAGGGATGCTGCATTGCGGGACAACGGGCAGAGCCTTCTCCGGGCTCATGTGTTGCTGGAGGCCGTAACAAAGGGAACAAGTGTGCTCATCGCGGCCCAGGACCAGGACTTCCGCTATATCTTCTTTAACCAGACGTATAAGGAAGAGATTAGGCGAATCACCGGCAAGGACCTCACCTTAGGGGCCAGTATGATTGAATTGTTTGCAGAGATTCCAGAAGAGCAGAAGAGGACCGTAAATGAATGGAGCAAGGTACTGCACGGAGAGAAAGTAAACGAGACGATAAAATTCGCTGATCCCGGTGGTGAGAACATCAGGATCTACAATGTACTCCACACTCCCCTCCGGGATAATAATGGCAGTATCGTGGCAGCCGGGGAAGTTGCATATGATGTAACGGAGCAGAAACAGGTTGAGGAGACCCTTCGTGAAACAAAGGAATATCTTGATAATCTGTTTAACCATGCCAATGCCCCCATTATCGTCTGGGATCCGCAATTCCGCATCACCCGGTTCAACCAGGCGTTTGAGCATCTGACAGGCAGGAAAGCAAAGGAAGTCATCGGACTGCCGGTGTATACGCTCTTACCGGGGAAATGCCAGGCTGAGTCAATGGATCTCATCATGAAAACCACTCTTGACGGGGAACAGTGGATAAGCACGGAAATACCCATTCTCCACAAGAAGGGAGATATCAGGACAGTACTCTGGAACTCTGCCTCAATTTTTGGATCTGACGGGAAAACAATTATATCGACGATTGCCCAGGGGCAGGACATCACCGACAGAAAAAGGATAGAGGCCGAGGACAGGTTGCGGGCTGTAGGGTATGCAAAAATAAACGAGACTCTCAATGAGGAGATCAGGCAGCGAAAGTCAGCCGATACAATGCTTAAAAAAACCCTGTCGCTCCTCCATGCATCTCTTGAATCGACCGCAGACGCGATCTATGTGGTCGACCTTGAGGGTAAGATCTCCAGTTATAACGGGAATTTTATGACCCTGTGGGATATCCCTCCGGCAGTGCTGGCATCGGGGCAAAATGAGACGGTGATACAGCATATCCTGCCGCAACTCACATACCCTGAAGAGTTTTCAGCCAGCCTCAAAGAGATCCGGTCCCGCACGGCATGTGAAAGATTTGACGTGATCGAATGTAAAAACGGGAAAATCATTGAACACTATTCAAAACCCCAGAAAATCGGGCATCGTGTGGTCGGCAGGGTCTGGAGTTTCCGGGACATTACCGATCGCAGGCATGCAGAGGAGAAACTTATAGCATCTCTCGCGGAAAAGGAAGTGCTGCTTCGAGAGATTCACCATCGGGTCAAGAATAATCTCCAGCTGATCTCCAGCCTGCTTGATATGACCCGGATGAACACCCATGATGAACCGGCCAACAGCATTCTGACCGATATGATGCTCAAAATCCAGACCATGGCGCAGATCCATGCAAGGCTGTGTCAGAGTAAACAGTTCGGAAAGATCAGTTTAATCACCCAGATACAGGACCAGGTAGCCTTATTTTCAGGTATTTATTCCCATAATGGACGCGAGATCAGCTGTGAGATTCATTCTAACGAAGTAGTTCTTCCGTTGGACCTAGCTGTCCCCTGCGGGCTTGCCATGAATGAGATCCTTTCGAACGCGTATAAACATGCCTTCAACGGGCAAAAAAACTGCACAATCCGTATTTCTGTATCACAGGAGAACGGCCACATACAAATCACAATCCGTGACAATGGGACGGGGATCCCCGCTTACATTGATTTTGATCGCACCGGCAGTCTTGGGATCTCACTTATCAGGACACTGGTGCAGCACCAGTTGAAGGGAACGGTTACGCATAAAATCCAGGATGGTACTGAAATCAGCATAAAGTTTCCTGCTTTGACAGAGGGGGGGAATAACGTATGGTGA